A genomic segment from Scomber japonicus isolate fScoJap1 chromosome 11, fScoJap1.pri, whole genome shotgun sequence encodes:
- the fgf9 gene encoding fibroblast growth factor 4A, with amino-acid sequence MTAPGLFPLNVSSLLPGFLLLLLSADLPVRAKEVEPEDQGSRLRGLWKLHMRDVMLKGKGEKSSSHPIRDGVKQQLLYCRVAIGYHLQILPDGSVGGVHKPNENCWLKMFAMKHGVVGIRGVQSGLYLCMGGEGLAYGAEKFTDDCLFKEKLEENHYTTYSSLSHPGFYLALSHKGELRRGNSVGRHQSCTHFLPRRTP; translated from the exons ATGACAGCTCCTGGACTGTTTCCTCTGAATGTTTCCTCGCTGCTTCCCGgcttcctgttgctgctgctttcaGCTGATTTGCCGGTGAGGGCGAAGGAAGTGGAGCCGGAGGACCAAGGAAGTCGCCTCCGAGGCCTCTGGAAGCTGCACATGAGAGACGTGATGCTGAAAGGAAAAGGTGAGAAGA GTTCCAGTCATCCAATCAGAGACGgggtcaaacagcagctgctctACTGTCGTGTTGCCATTGGTTACCATCTACAGATCCTCCCCGACGGCTCCGTCGGTGGCGTCCACAAACCCAACGAGAACT GTTGGCTGAAGATGTTCGCTATGAAACACGGAGTGGTTGGAATCAGAGGAGTCCAGAGCGGCTTGTACCTCTGCATGGGAGGAGAGGGACTGGCGTATGGAGCG GAGAAGTTTACAGACGACTGCTTGTTTaaggagaagctggaggagaaTCATTACACCACCTACTCCTCCCTGTCTCACCCCGGTTTCTATCTGGCTCTGTCTCACAAAGGAGAGCTGAGGAGGGGCAACAGCGTGGGCCGCCACCAGTCCTGCACCCACTTCCTGCCCCGGAGGACCCCCTGA